DNA sequence from the Ruminococcus albus 7 = DSM 20455 genome:
GTTGCCTGTACCCGAGAGATGATCGCCATAACAGATTTTTGCTATGCTATTGATATATGAAACAAAACTAAGTTTTTACCGTTGTTTTATCATTCTGTATATGATCTGACAGCAGCACAGAAATCTATAGAATGTGATCGTAAATATCTATCCATACATATAGTGATCACGCGAAATTCTATGAATACATCGATTAAATTTTAACGAATAAACACTTTAACATTTAATGAGAGCTGGTGCGGTGCTTTCTGACAAAAAACGATTCAGACCCCGGAAAGATAGTGCCAAAATCTTCTTCTTGTGGTATAATATAGTTGATAAAACAATAAATCAACGAAAGGATTATACTATATAAATGAGAAATTGTCAAGTGCGAATGAATATGGATCAAGATCTATATATCGAGGAAAACACAGCTCAGATCGATGAACGATATAATCACAGATCGTCATATCGTAAAATACCTGAAATGTTTAAGGATAAAGATAATTGAATTTAGATAATATGTTATTACATTCAAAAAAAATTTTCAAAAAAAGTGTAACCTTTCATGTTCTGCTTCCGTCTAATTAACAGAAAGACATAGAAATACCGATCGGTAAATGGTACAATGGAAATAAACAAAGAAACTGAAAAGAGAGGTCAGAATGGATATCACAATAGATGAGATGTTCAGAAGATTACTAACACAGATGCAGAATGATACTGCACTTTCAGACGATGAAAAAAAAAGGATATTGGAAAAACTGGAAAAAGTTCTCAACAAGGAGGAGAGCACAGATGAAAAGAAATGAGCTCATAAAGATAGTGGAACAGGCAAAAAACGGAAACAAGGAAGCGTTTAGATGCCTTTATGAGGAATATTATGACAGGCTTTATTTCTTTATACTGAAAAATGTTGACAGCAAGGAAGCGGCTGAAGATATAACACATGATACATTTTTAAAATCTATGGAAAAGATAAACACATTGGAAAAACCTGAAAATTATGTGACATGGCTACATTCCATAGCGTACAACAAATGTACTGATATGTTCCGCAGCAGAAAATGCAATGTATACTTTGATAACGATGAAGATATGGAAAATGCTATGGACAATCTCAGCTTAAATGAGCCCATAATGGTACCTGAGGACTATGCAACTGATAATGACAGAGCAAGACAGCTGAAATCAATGATAGACAGCCTTAAGCCTGATATGAAGTCAGCACTGGTACTGTACTATTATAATGATATGAGTATTTCAGACGTAGCAAAGACGATGGGAATAACCGAGAACAATGTCAAGCAAAAGCTTCTGCGTGCCCGCAAAAAGCTGAAAAGCAAGATAGAGGAGTTGGGCGGTAAGGGAATCATGCTCTCAGCTGTACCGATGAATGAGTTACTTCACAGGACTGTATCACCAAAAAAGGCAGCAGCTATGGCAGCTGCAAAGTCAGGCACAGCGTTCGCCTCTATCCCGCTGATGGGCAAGATAGCAGGAATATCAGCAGCTGCTGCGATATCAGTCGGCGTGCCCATGACCTTGAGCCACATGAATAAAAATGCAGACATAGCGGGGAATGTAAGGGTGCATGACAGCAGTGTTGTTGTGGAAGCAGATGCTTCAAGCACAGCTGATATTACAGTGGAAGAACTGACAGTATCATCATCAGCAGCATCCGATGTCAGTGTTCCCGAAAAAACTGATAACAGCACCGTTGACGGTACAGATATCCCGAAAGAAAACTTCGCTCCGGCTGCACCCGGCTCAAATGCGATAGATGTGACACCTGCCGTAACCATTTCTGCATCTGCTGCTCCTGCCGAGTCTGCATCCGAAACAATAAGTGCTCCCGAAGAAAAGAAAGAAACTCAGCCTGTAGAAATGACTGCTGAAAAGCTGTTCTCAATGACCAATTCAGAACTTAGAGAGCTTTCAAACAATGATTTTAAAGTGGTGGATGAACCGGGCTTCAATTTCGCTGATTCCGGATCCATAATATTTGGCATCAAATGCAACGCTTTTCCCAACTACATCTACTTTGTTGACTACCGTAATGAGGAAGGTCAGCCCAGCGGACCTCTTGATGCACCCGACAGATGGCACGGAGATCAGAAGGTAGTGCTCGACAGTGAGGAAGTTCGTGAACTGATAGTACAGGGCAACGAATCCCTCGGCGAAGGTATCAGCGTTGGCATGACATACAGCCAGATAAAAGAAGCAAACGGCAGCCTGCATTTATATAACGACAGATTTGCTCATCCGTGGATAAACGGCAAGGTATGGGGTCTTCACTTCGTATTAACAGCTGAAGAAAAGGCTCTCATAAATCAGAAGTTCGATGAGATAGCACTTGAAAACGAGGGTTCCAATGATATCCCCATGATAGACCTCACCGAACTCGGCATCGACCCTGTTTGCGATTACGCATATATATATAACACATACAATGGCGTAAGAGTAAGCTCTGCCGGAACTATTTTTGTAGATCAATGATAAAAACATACCGCAGGGGCTGTTGCAGCCCCTTTACTGTCTGAACAGTGATACATCACTTGGTATCTGGAACTTTAAAGTATAGCGCACCATTTCCTCGGCTGTTTCCGTCATGCCATGAGAGAACCAAAGCAGCAGATCATTATAGATTCCGCCGATATGGTAAGCCGTTCGGAAGCGGTCGGCAGTGTCTGAAATGTCACTGACCGAAAAATGCTTGTTCAGCACATCTATCAGCAGATAGGAGAGCTGTTCACGGTGTATCAGCAGTAGGTTGTCCTTGTTCTGCATAAATTCCGAAAACATGATGCCGAGATAGCCCTCTATCGTCTGTTCACCGCTGTCACGGAATTTCAGAAGATAGCTATTCATGATACCGTCGAGATAGTACCTGATAATATCCTCTTTGGTGTAGAAATGGCGGTAGTAGGTGGAGCGGTTGACTCCTGCCTTTTCGCAAATATCCGAAACGCTGATCTTTGCATACGGCTTGTCGCTCATCAGTTTCAGCAAGCCCTCAGCGATATAGTTCATCATCATTTCCGATGTAATATTCTTCCTTCGCATAAAGCAACATATCCTCCTCTTTTGTTGCAGTTTTAGTCTGTGATATTGAAATCACGACGAAAAAGTGATATGATAAATAAAGCGACAGTTGTCTCTTAAATCATAACATAAGAGCTGTTTTTTGTCAAGGAGTGAGGATATGACAGCTTTCAGATTTGCAGAGCCTTTGTGCGAGGGTATCATAGAAAAGCGGAAAAGCCAGTTTACAATGGTCATTCAATATGAGGGGCAGACCTATAATGCCCATTGTCCCACAACGGGCAGAGTGGGAAATCTAGATCTTTCGGGCAGACCTTGTTTAATGAGCAAAAGCAGTGATCCCAAACGGAAAATGCCCTTTACCGTAGAAGCGGTATCGCTGAACCGTCCCGAAGATACGGACAAATCGTGGATCGGCATCAACCAGAACGCAGCAAACCGCTATGTGGAGCATTTTCTGACAAACGGCGGTTTTGCGGATATGGTCGGCACAGGAAATGAGGTACACAGAGAGCAGTTCCTCGGTATCTCAAAGCTGGATTTTCTTGTGGGCAATACCTATCTTGAGGTCAAAACGCCCTTGCAGCATTTACAGCTCGACATTCCCGACTATGTGAAAACGAAAAAGCAGACTCCTTTTTCTTCGACCGACAGAATGGTGAAGCATTTTCAGGAGCTTGCAGGCAGCCTTGCCGAACATCAGAGAGCGATCCTGCTGACCTGTTTTATCTATGACAACCCCGGTTTTCAGGTCATTGAGAGAAGCACGAACTACGATGAGGTCAGACAGATCGTCGATGACTGCGTGGCAAAGGGCGTGGAAACATGGCAGGCAAATTTCAAGCTGACACCGACAGAGGTCGCCCTTGAAAAGTATTTCCCGATAAGATTGTGAGGTATGGTATGCTGATAGATTTTAACAATATGCAGGAGATTGAGATCGAACATCTTGACGGCGGTGAAGGTACTATCCTTGCGAAAATGTTTATGAATGAGTATGGAAAAGTCATAGTGAGCAGGATACCGCCGAAATGCTCCATCGGTCTGCATAGTCACAAATCAAGCAATGACATAAACTTCGTCATAAGCGGAACAGGCAGAGCTATATGCGACGGCAAGGAGGAAGTGCTGACAGCAGGAACTTGTCATTATTGCAAGATCGAACAGGAGCATAGTATCATAAATGATGGTGATGAGGACTTGGTGCTTTATACTGTGGTGCAGAATAGATAAAGAACTTTGAACCCAGTCTGGATTCAAAGTGTCAAACAAGTGGCTGTTGCAGCCGCAGCCCCCATCTAACCATATCCGAACATCAAAGTAAAAAAACATAATTTCTGGTGAAATAAGCTGTTTCAGAGCGCACACCCCCAAGCCCTCTTCAAAAAAGAGGACTCGGGGGTGTTATGTTCTGCTGGTTTTTATGCCGTTTTCAGTTCAAAAGCTGAAGTTCGGGGTAGAATGCAATGGTGAACCTGTAAATATAGAGATCAGTCCGATTAGGGCATGGATCTCTGGTGATGGATATAATGCTCCGTTTGGAGATAAAAAGCCCGAACTGATCCTGAATTATAAGGATGGAGAAACAGTCGAACTCGAATTTGATGAAACCAGCGGCTTGAGTTGGGGCTCAGCCGATGACTGGCATCAATACTGGCGGACTGAAGGTAAAACCAATGAACCGATAGATATAGATAACATCGAAAGCATTGTTTTTGAGGGCATGACTATAAGTGTAGATAAATAAAATGTTCGGCGTACCTTCGGGTGCGCCGAAATTCTTGAAATCATTAGTGTTATATAGAAACTTGAAATACTTGGCGGTCATTATATGGTCAACTTGACCCGTGGTCGCATATTGTATAATGTAAAAAATAAGATATTGCCGTCATGCTTGTATAACGTCTCAAAATATGTTATAATAAAAGTGTTATACTGAAAGAGCCGCCCGAAAACACCTGTAGATCAGGTATAGTGAAATCAATACGAGGTATGTCTATTGATGAATACATAAAGGATCGGTACATAAGTTAAAACTGAAAATACAGGAGACAATTATGAAAAAACATATATTGATACTAACAGCGTTCAGCCTTCTGCTTACAGGCTGTGGAAAGATAAATACCGGAAATGCAGACAGATCCGGCAGGCAAGACAGTGAGAGTCTTATTACGGATAGTAAAAAAACAAGCGAAAGAAATGATATTTCTGTAGTTGAAAATGTTCAGGCAAGGACATCATCAAAGAACCTGTTCGGTGATGATCTTTGCTGCAGGATCCCTGATGCAAAAGAGCTTTATGCCTTTGTGACAGGGGTGATGGATGATTCAGAAAAGTTCGATGCCGCGGCAAATGATAAAATACTTTCTGTAGGCTTTAAGACCGCAGAAGGAGAGTATCTGCTCTCTTATTCTGCCGATGATGTTTTTGCATGGGCGGAGCGCTCGACATCTGAGGCAACATATTTTAAGCCTGATGACGATACTGCGGTACAGCTTCGGGATATGATGATCGCATATTCGGCACTGGGATATATCTTTGAGGATGCTGAATACACAGTCGGTACGGAGCATATCAAGACAAGCTATATTACAGATATCGCAGGATCACTGCCCGACCCTTACTGCGAGACTCGGTACTATTATCTTGATGATCGTCGGACCACTGCGTTTATTATCCAAACAGACGGCGACGCATTGTTTTATCTGCAAACGACAAGTAGGCGGACTGATGCTGTGATCGATGACTCGCCATACTATCAGGATGAGGAATTCTATGAGTATTTCACCGATGGCAAAGGCAAGGATTTTTATCGTCCCGAAGGATATGATGTGTTCTATCCTGCCGAAGAATTTAATGGTGATGTATCGCCGATACCCTTTCCGAAGAGCATTATCGAAAGTGACGAGTATATGTACAGCTTCAATATAGGATCAGACAGCGATGATCTTACTGTCGAGGTATGGGAAGGTGATGACACAACAGATTATCTTCTTATCTGTAACGGTGAACTGAGGGCGGCATGGAATTTCCGTGAGGGTGCGGGCATGACCTTTATGAAAGCATATCGCACAGAACAGGTCGCAAGCGGTGAGATAACCGAGATCATCGAGCACGCCGAGCAGCATATGGCAGGTGATGAAGGAACTAAGCAGGAAAAGAAGCCAAAGGATAACATGGAATGGCTGAAATATGATACTGAAAAGTACGGACTGTTCGATTTGAACGAAGGTGTCAAGATCGGTCAGGATGTTGAGCCGACTGGTATTGTTGAAGAATGGAGAAACTATATCAGCAGTGCTGATAAACCCTTTACGCTGGAATTCCGCTGGGCAGGTTCCGGCAGGAACGAGCATCAGATAAGCACCACAGACGGCAATGATTATTACTATCGCAACGATATGGAGATCCATGACGGCGAAGATGACCTGGGCGGCGAGGAATGGATGGTTGACAACAGATATTTTCAGTCTGTTTATAAAACTAAGGAATATCCTGTGCGTGAAGTGACCGAGTATCCGCTTAGTGATTACGGAGATAGTCAGCCTAAGCTTGTTACAGATCTGCTTTTTCAGAATGAAAAATACAATGAAGATTACACAGGCAAATGTGAACGTGCCTATGAGGTGACGATCGCTGATGAAAAGTATATCTGCGAGGAATGGTCACTGTATCTGGGCAGGCTGTGGAAGGTATATATCAAGGACGGAAATATCGTTGCATGGGAAGGCGACTTCTACGATGAGCCTATTGTAAATACCGTCATCAGGCTTGAAAAAGCGGCTGACAGCAAACTGATACAGGTACCAAAGGACGCAAAACTCCACGGTTTGGATGATTAATTTATGATCTGTCGAGTCATTCCGCCTGACTTTGTTTATTTGCTTTGCCTTTCTTGTCCTCAATGTCCTGCCTTATCATGAATACTATAATCAGTACACCGCCTGCCAGCAGATAAATATCTTTCAGATCACTTATCTGCCTGAAAAACAGAATATAATCAAGACTTCCACCCCAAAAGATCTTGTCTATAAGTGAACAGACTACACCCGATGTGAACATGATCATGGCAGGATCAACCAATTTATTATCATTATACTTTCTTTTAAGATATATATAGAAAGCTATCATCACGATCAGAACAATGATATTTATAACATTAAGTACTCCGATCCCCAGACCAAGTCCGAGTTCGTTATTGAATATAGAAAGCTGCTGTGTATTAAGCTTTGGGTGAAATCCGAAAATGTGCTCTATTTCAAGTCTTGATCTCATAAGCCATTTATCGATCACTATTTTGATGGTTTGGTCAATAATACATAATCCGCTGATCATGCCAACTCGTTTTAAATTTGTCATCATTTCACTTCTCTCTTTTGAATTTGATAGCGTTCTTGATATTTACTGTACCCGATACCAGACAGCCGATACAAAACATTATCATAACAGGCTTTGGTACAGGTATATCCCTAATGCCTGCAGCAATAAACCAGATGCCGCTTATGATCGTACATATACCGCAGATAAGAATAAGTATTTTTATCGTCGTTTTCATAACTTACCTCCCTATTGATGTTTCTTTATTATTCGTCATCTTTCCATCCATGAACATCTGGAAGATCATTTTTTATAAGTCCTGTTTCATCTTTGAATACACCGAATGAGTATACATCATAAGAAGGATCCCACGAACTGAAATAGTTGCATACACTTTGTGCAAGTGTCAGTATCATAGGCAGAGCCTGATTGTGCGTATAACCGTACATAATTGTCTCACCTTCATCAAGATCAACACTTACTCTCCATACTATCCCAAGTCTGTCAAGACGGTCTATTATGCTTTGTACCTTTTCTTCGGGGAGATCAAGGCGTTTGGACATAACGTTGACAGAATGCATTTTGTTCCGTCTTCCGCTTCCAAGGTAACTGATGATACGTATGGCATCTTCATCAGCCAGTGTTTTCAAAAGACGAGCCATATTCTTTGGTGTAGTAAAATATCCGTTTACTCCGTTTTCGGGATTTTCAAGGTATATGAAATATCGCAGGTCAGAGTTAAGGCGTGCAAGTGCTATATCCTGATCAGTCTTTACGCCTGCGTAAGTTTCTTTGTCGTATTTACTGTGCATACGTCCTGCTTGGTGAAATGAAGGATTATAGGCATATATGATCGAATATAACATCTGCATTACAAATTCGGAGCGCTTTTCAGGTGCAACAGTCTGCACACGGTCATGGATAAGCTGAAGTATATCTGTTTCCGGATCACTGTTTTTTGATCCGAAAAGAGAGTCGATCGATGTACCGAGTGCCTTGGCAAGCATGGGAAGTAATTCAGAATCGGGATAACTTGAATTTTCCCATTTTGATACAGCTTGTGCAGATACATTGAGTTTCTGGGCAAGCATATCCTGTGTAAGTCCAAGTTCTTTTCTGCGTTTAACAAGATTTTTCCGAAAAACATTTTTTTCATCCATAAACTTACCTCCTGAAGCTTTTTATATATACATTATAACATATATAAAACTCTGTTTCAATATTTATTTATGTACAACTGTCAGTTTAGTTTGTTCTACATACAGTTGATATCTATATATAATCGCTCAATTGAACTCAACTATACAGTATGATACAATCAAATCATAGGGAGTTAATTGAAGGTGAACTGCGCATTAATGTGCAATATCACCCGGATCAATTCAATTGAGAAAGAGGGTATTTTTATGTGGAAAAAGACTTTAGCGTTTACAGCCGCACTCGGAATTCTGTTTCAGACTATTCCATTTTGCACAGCAACAGCTGCTGAAATAAGATATGAAGCAGAAGATGCTGCTCTGACCGGTAAGCTTGAGTGTATTTCTGAAAGCAGTGCTTCAGGCGGCAAGGTGGTAGGAAAATTTGCTAACAGCGATGATGTGATTACTTTTACGGTGAATATTCCGGCTGATGGAGCTTACGATCTTATCATCAATTCAATGGGCTATGGCGGAGACAAAACGAATAAGATCTCCATCGACGGAACTTATGTAGGCACTTTTGTAACAAAGGCTGAAGTATATAATGATGCTGTACTCAGTCGTGTTATCATGAAAGCAGGCACACATAAGATTTCTATCACTAAATCATGGGGATGGATCGCAG
Encoded proteins:
- a CDS encoding RNA polymerase sigma factor codes for the protein MKRNELIKIVEQAKNGNKEAFRCLYEEYYDRLYFFILKNVDSKEAAEDITHDTFLKSMEKINTLEKPENYVTWLHSIAYNKCTDMFRSRKCNVYFDNDEDMENAMDNLSLNEPIMVPEDYATDNDRARQLKSMIDSLKPDMKSALVLYYYNDMSISDVAKTMGITENNVKQKLLRARKKLKSKIEELGGKGIMLSAVPMNELLHRTVSPKKAAAMAAAKSGTAFASIPLMGKIAGISAAAAISVGVPMTLSHMNKNADIAGNVRVHDSSVVVEADASSTADITVEELTVSSSAASDVSVPEKTDNSTVDGTDIPKENFAPAAPGSNAIDVTPAVTISASAAPAESASETISAPEEKKETQPVEMTAEKLFSMTNSELRELSNNDFKVVDEPGFNFADSGSIIFGIKCNAFPNYIYFVDYRNEEGQPSGPLDAPDRWHGDQKVVLDSEEVRELIVQGNESLGEGISVGMTYSQIKEANGSLHLYNDRFAHPWINGKVWGLHFVLTAEEKALINQKFDEIALENEGSNDIPMIDLTELGIDPVCDYAYIYNTYNGVRVSSAGTIFVDQ
- a CDS encoding TetR/AcrR family transcriptional regulator, translated to MRRKNITSEMMMNYIAEGLLKLMSDKPYAKISVSDICEKAGVNRSTYYRHFYTKEDIIRYYLDGIMNSYLLKFRDSGEQTIEGYLGIMFSEFMQNKDNLLLIHREQLSYLLIDVLNKHFSVSDISDTADRFRTAYHIGGIYNDLLLWFSHGMTETAEEMVRYTLKFQIPSDVSLFRQ
- a CDS encoding DNA/RNA nuclease SfsA; this translates as MTAFRFAEPLCEGIIEKRKSQFTMVIQYEGQTYNAHCPTTGRVGNLDLSGRPCLMSKSSDPKRKMPFTVEAVSLNRPEDTDKSWIGINQNAANRYVEHFLTNGGFADMVGTGNEVHREQFLGISKLDFLVGNTYLEVKTPLQHLQLDIPDYVKTKKQTPFSSTDRMVKHFQELAGSLAEHQRAILLTCFIYDNPGFQVIERSTNYDEVRQIVDDCVAKGVETWQANFKLTPTEVALEKYFPIRL
- a CDS encoding cupin domain-containing protein, giving the protein MLIDFNNMQEIEIEHLDGGEGTILAKMFMNEYGKVIVSRIPPKCSIGLHSHKSSNDINFVISGTGRAICDGKEEVLTAGTCHYCKIEQEHSIINDGDEDLVLYTVVQNR
- a CDS encoding signal peptidase II, with translation MMTNLKRVGMISGLCIIDQTIKIVIDKWLMRSRLEIEHIFGFHPKLNTQQLSIFNNELGLGLGIGVLNVINIIVLIVMIAFYIYLKRKYNDNKLVDPAMIMFTSGVVCSLIDKIFWGGSLDYILFFRQISDLKDIYLLAGGVLIIVFMIRQDIEDKKGKANKQSQAE
- a CDS encoding helix-turn-helix domain-containing protein, which gives rise to MDEKNVFRKNLVKRRKELGLTQDMLAQKLNVSAQAVSKWENSSYPDSELLPMLAKALGTSIDSLFGSKNSDPETDILQLIHDRVQTVAPEKRSEFVMQMLYSIIYAYNPSFHQAGRMHSKYDKETYAGVKTDQDIALARLNSDLRYFIYLENPENGVNGYFTTPKNMARLLKTLADEDAIRIISYLGSGRRNKMHSVNVMSKRLDLPEEKVQSIIDRLDRLGIVWRVSVDLDEGETIMYGYTHNQALPMILTLAQSVCNYFSSWDPSYDVYSFGVFKDETGLIKNDLPDVHGWKDDE